The Amylolactobacillus amylophilus DSM 20533 = JCM 1125 genome contains a region encoding:
- a CDS encoding peptidoglycan D,D-transpeptidase FtsI family protein, whose product MKYIRQIKAPNKKNTSSIPVRMNIILGVILVLFAMLVGQLAYLQIAYGGRFEAEVQKSDQKIVSTNVPRGVMYDSKGRILVGNQPNNAITYTKGISVSTSKIKEISDALSQYIDLSDEDPTKRDLADYYLGDPKNLAKMTNRVPRSKRYNADGDAEANSVVYPLIVEEVEQQNIKFTKRQKTAAMIFKKISGAYQLSTIYLKNKDLTDDELAKVGEHLDSLPGVGIGTDWSRSYPNGNSMRSIIGSVSSEKAGLPEDNLSYYLTQGYSRNDRVGTSYLEKEYESILKGSKTLSQVEVSANNEVEDNKVTYAGAKGSSLTLTIDSKYQKMAEDTLTRVYRQAQSDGTTQYSDGAYAVAMNSQTGAILAIAGVKHNPKTNKTVDDALGVINRSFVMGSVVKGATVAGGLLSGTITPANNTLPDTPIYLPATPVKKSVYPVGTFGSLTAPSALEVSSNIYMMQLTLRWVKANYVPNKYIAMPSTAFETLRKNFAQFGLGQKTGIDLPGEVGGITGRSFDENGNVLTGSVLDLSYGNYDAYTVIQLGQYVSTIANGGYKMKPYLVKTIGENANDGKTNYVYARTNPKPQSSIPWSESQYNVIKQGFYNVVHGSNGWGTAHSLADIKPEIAAKTGTAQSFYYDPDNPGNVTPPETITLSFVGYAPANKPEIAVAVVFPNLASGNTQHYNLDVARDLFTNYFKLYK is encoded by the coding sequence GTGAAATACATTAGACAGATTAAGGCGCCAAATAAGAAAAATACATCATCAATCCCCGTGAGAATGAACATTATCTTGGGAGTTATTCTCGTACTTTTTGCGATGCTCGTAGGCCAACTGGCTTACCTGCAAATTGCCTATGGTGGCCGGTTTGAGGCCGAGGTCCAAAAAAGTGACCAGAAGATTGTCTCAACGAACGTTCCAAGAGGGGTAATGTACGATTCAAAGGGGCGCATACTAGTTGGTAACCAGCCCAACAACGCGATTACGTACACTAAAGGGATCAGCGTCTCCACAAGTAAGATTAAGGAAATCAGTGATGCCTTGAGCCAATACATCGATCTCTCAGATGAAGACCCAACGAAGCGTGACTTAGCCGACTATTATTTGGGCGACCCAAAGAACTTGGCCAAAATGACTAACCGCGTGCCCCGCTCTAAGCGGTATAATGCGGATGGGGATGCCGAAGCTAACAGTGTTGTTTATCCGTTGATTGTGGAAGAAGTTGAGCAGCAGAACATCAAGTTTACTAAACGCCAGAAAACGGCGGCGATGATTTTTAAAAAAATTAGTGGAGCATATCAGCTCTCCACTATCTACCTGAAGAACAAGGATTTAACGGATGATGAACTAGCTAAGGTAGGGGAGCACCTTGATAGCTTGCCGGGAGTTGGTATCGGAACGGATTGGTCCAGAAGTTATCCGAATGGTAATTCGATGCGCAGTATTATTGGTTCTGTCTCGTCGGAGAAGGCTGGCTTGCCTGAAGATAACTTGTCCTACTACTTGACTCAGGGCTACTCCAGAAACGACCGCGTCGGTACCAGTTACCTTGAGAAGGAGTATGAGTCGATTCTAAAGGGTTCAAAGACGCTTTCACAGGTGGAAGTCTCAGCCAACAATGAGGTTGAGGATAATAAGGTGACCTATGCTGGTGCGAAGGGCAGCAGCCTGACTTTAACCATTGACTCAAAATACCAAAAAATGGCTGAGGACACCTTAACGAGGGTTTATCGGCAGGCCCAAAGTGATGGCACAACGCAGTACTCAGATGGAGCCTATGCCGTCGCAATGAATTCCCAAACGGGCGCAATTTTGGCCATTGCTGGCGTGAAACACAACCCAAAGACAAACAAAACGGTGGATGATGCTCTTGGTGTCATTAACCGGTCGTTCGTCATGGGCTCCGTGGTCAAGGGGGCCACGGTGGCTGGCGGACTCCTGAGTGGGACAATCACACCCGCTAATAACACTCTTCCAGATACGCCAATTTATTTGCCAGCGACGCCGGTGAAAAAGTCCGTTTATCCAGTGGGGACGTTTGGTTCACTTACAGCACCCTCTGCGCTTGAAGTCTCATCAAATATCTATATGATGCAACTGACGCTGCGGTGGGTCAAAGCAAATTATGTGCCCAATAAGTATATCGCAATGCCTAGCACGGCATTTGAGACTCTCCGGAAGAACTTTGCCCAATTTGGCTTGGGCCAAAAGACTGGGATTGATTTACCGGGTGAGGTAGGGGGAATCACCGGCCGTTCCTTTGACGAAAACGGCAACGTCCTTACCGGTAGTGTGCTTGACTTGTCGTATGGTAACTATGACGCCTACACTGTGATTCAACTGGGACAGTATGTCTCCACAATCGCTAACGGCGGTTATAAGATGAAGCCTTATCTGGTCAAGACAATTGGGGAGAATGCAAATGACGGAAAAACCAACTATGTTTACGCTAGAACTAATCCCAAACCGCAAAGCAGTATTCCGTGGTCTGAGAGCCAATATAATGTTATAAAACAGGGATTTTATAATGTTGTACACGGTTCAAATGGTTGGGGTACCGCACATTCATTGGCAGATATCAAGCCTGAGATTGCGGCCAAGACCGGTACCGCACAAAGTTTCTATTACGATCCGGATAATCCGGGCAACGTCACACCACCTGAGACTATTACGCTCAGCTTTGTCGGCTATGCGCCAGCGAATAAGCCAGAGATAGCGGTGGCTGTTGTCTTTCCTAACTTGGCCTCTGGTAATACTCAACACTACAATCTCGATGTCGCACGGGATTTATTTACCAATTATTTCAAACTCTACAAATAA
- a CDS encoding YfhO family protein: MVIKRHIRTNQPIKHQKRNWPPYLLSFLVPSLLFTSYFFYRGVVPFGHSSILTVDLGQQYIDFFAFYRHNLFTHPSNLLFTFSKGLGGTLIGTFAYYLTSPLNLLVFLFPESQLPGAIFVIISCKIGLIGLTGYHYFKRRFNFKQTRIALALAVSYALSGYVITNNFNLMWLDSVILLPLLVLAVDYLVESPTIPSSGIHKHNLLIVLSLTWFSNFYTGMMIILFTTLYFLIRLCQYSHLKNKGLRWQKLRFYVVQNFFSGMLNAVVLLPTFLELLQGKAKSTENIFNLHFSVQPQNLLAKLFSGSFDFDEMSQGMPNFYFGAILLVFLLAYFLCKQFPIKERLLNLGLIVFLLLSMCFDPLILLWHAGQFPTWYPGRFSFVLSFFALILVAKYLEYWQSGSAKLSPNKIKVIGLILLALITFVGSKLVAFQFLDQARMFITIGLLIVGLLLLVYRGQLRIVTTTLLVSLITLDVATNLVGSLQDITYQDYADYINYTKAVRTATTSVNQKQQSLFRIEKDFLRSDDDSFSSGYAGVGQFNSVIEKNQIDYLRDLGLVTNANAFSNGFPTVVSDSLLGIKYYLTENQAFEEKRQVASFEQLSYRPDFKLYQPVRTVGQINLIRNPYALPFAYLTKKEIKETLRSNTGRMNQEAILQSILPSNTPYFTQLTLPKATLKNFELTAGQKYKTVLPGQTGTVSFTFTPSTDAPYYLSIPHWLVKDDVKIYVNKHQINNSDLASEPKLINVAAAQKTYPIKITFEAKNILDLNELYLYQFNLPQFKVATKRLQQTAPQIRQLSARKLVSSSFHTKSRQILQTQIPVTSYSGRWLVYDHQERIKTTDWNNVMLQVPLKAGTHKLRFVYQPIGLYYGLAISTLTLLVFLINAFVTRNQQEKAD, from the coding sequence ATGGTTATCAAAAGACATATCCGCACAAACCAGCCAATCAAGCACCAAAAGAGAAACTGGCCGCCCTATCTCCTAAGCTTCTTGGTGCCTAGTCTGCTTTTCACATCCTATTTCTTCTACCGCGGTGTCGTGCCGTTTGGTCATAGTTCCATTCTGACAGTTGATCTCGGCCAGCAGTACATCGACTTCTTTGCTTTCTACCGTCACAATCTCTTCACACATCCCAGTAACCTGCTCTTCACATTCAGCAAGGGATTAGGGGGAACGCTGATTGGAACCTTCGCCTACTACCTCACAAGCCCGTTGAATCTCCTTGTCTTTCTCTTTCCAGAGAGCCAGCTTCCTGGTGCAATCTTCGTCATTATCAGCTGCAAAATCGGCTTGATTGGACTAACAGGCTACCATTATTTCAAACGCAGATTTAACTTCAAACAAACGCGCATCGCACTTGCACTAGCGGTCAGCTACGCTCTAAGTGGCTATGTCATCACCAACAACTTCAACCTGATGTGGCTTGATTCCGTCATTTTACTGCCACTACTTGTGCTAGCCGTAGATTACTTGGTCGAGTCACCAACTATCCCTAGTAGTGGAATTCACAAACATAACTTACTCATCGTCCTGTCCTTGACCTGGTTCTCCAATTTCTACACCGGTATGATGATCATTCTCTTCACTACGCTATACTTCTTGATTAGGCTTTGCCAATATTCCCACCTGAAAAACAAGGGGCTCCGCTGGCAAAAACTCCGATTCTACGTTGTCCAAAACTTCTTCTCTGGCATGCTCAATGCAGTGGTTTTGCTTCCAACATTTCTCGAACTACTACAGGGCAAAGCGAAATCCACGGAGAATATCTTTAACCTGCACTTTAGCGTTCAACCACAAAATCTCTTGGCCAAGCTCTTCTCCGGGAGTTTCGACTTCGACGAGATGTCCCAGGGTATGCCCAACTTCTACTTCGGCGCCATCCTCTTGGTCTTTCTCCTAGCCTACTTTTTGTGCAAGCAGTTTCCGATTAAAGAGCGCTTGTTGAACCTCGGACTAATTGTGTTCTTACTCCTCTCGATGTGTTTTGACCCACTGATTTTACTCTGGCACGCCGGCCAATTTCCCACCTGGTATCCGGGACGATTCAGCTTTGTCCTCAGCTTTTTCGCCCTCATTCTGGTGGCAAAGTATCTCGAATATTGGCAAAGTGGTTCAGCAAAGCTTTCACCAAATAAAATAAAGGTAATAGGGCTTATTTTACTGGCCCTGATCACCTTTGTCGGCAGTAAGCTTGTTGCCTTTCAATTTCTCGACCAGGCGCGCATGTTCATCACCATCGGCCTCCTCATCGTTGGTCTCTTGCTGCTCGTTTATCGGGGTCAGTTAAGGATTGTTACCACCACGCTCCTCGTTTCTTTGATTACTTTGGACGTTGCCACGAACCTGGTCGGTAGCCTGCAGGATATCACTTATCAGGACTACGCAGACTACATCAACTACACCAAAGCAGTCAGGACCGCCACTACCAGCGTTAATCAGAAGCAGCAGTCTCTCTTTCGCATTGAGAAAGATTTCTTACGGTCGGACGATGATTCGTTTTCTAGTGGCTATGCAGGTGTAGGACAGTTCAACTCAGTTATCGAGAAGAATCAGATTGATTATCTGCGGGACCTCGGCCTTGTGACCAATGCCAACGCATTTTCAAACGGCTTCCCCACGGTGGTCAGCGACAGCCTCCTTGGTATTAAATATTATCTTACAGAAAATCAGGCCTTCGAAGAAAAACGCCAAGTGGCGAGCTTCGAACAACTGAGTTATCGACCGGACTTCAAGCTGTATCAACCGGTACGAACAGTTGGTCAAATTAATCTAATCCGGAATCCCTACGCCCTCCCCTTTGCTTACTTGACGAAGAAGGAGATTAAGGAAACTTTGAGGTCTAATACGGGCAGGATGAACCAGGAAGCGATTTTACAGAGCATACTCCCCAGCAACACACCGTATTTCACCCAGCTTACGTTACCAAAGGCTACATTGAAAAACTTCGAGTTAACCGCAGGGCAGAAGTATAAGACCGTCCTACCCGGTCAAACCGGCACCGTCAGCTTTACATTCACCCCCTCAACGGATGCGCCCTATTATCTCTCGATTCCTCACTGGCTTGTAAAAGACGATGTGAAGATTTACGTCAACAAGCACCAGATAAATAATAGTGATCTGGCGAGCGAGCCTAAGCTAATCAACGTTGCTGCCGCGCAGAAAACATACCCAATCAAAATTACATTTGAGGCCAAAAACATCCTTGATCTGAATGAACTCTATCTCTACCAATTCAATCTGCCACAGTTTAAAGTAGCAACAAAACGACTCCAGCAGACCGCGCCGCAAATCCGGCAGCTGAGCGCACGTAAACTGGTAAGTAGTAGTTTCCACACCAAAAGTAGGCAGATTCTCCAGACACAAATTCCGGTCACATCTTATAGTGGACGCTGGCTCGTTTATGATCATCAAGAAAGAATTAAAACTACTGATTGGAACAACGTCATGCTCCAGGTGCCCCTTAAAGCGGGGACACACAAGCTGAGGTTCGTCTATCAGCCAATTGGTTTATATTACGGATTAGCAATCTCAACTCTCACTTTACTAGTATTTCTGATCAACGCGTTTGTGACTAGAAACCAACAAGAAAAGGCTGATTAA
- a CDS encoding HesB/YadR/YfhF family protein gives MKLSISDKAHAWYVHELKLEPGEGVRFIGKVYGKTAVHDGMSIGIVKTKEVPRNTAALVVRDGRNYFVTDGDSWFFGEYDLDVQFDDKLEEPKYNFLVDGQEVTDDTTGASEVDGTSGASAHDEP, from the coding sequence ATGAAACTAAGTATCTCTGATAAAGCACATGCATGGTACGTTCATGAATTGAAGCTAGAGCCAGGAGAGGGTGTGCGATTTATCGGAAAGGTGTATGGCAAGACTGCTGTACATGATGGCATGTCTATCGGTATTGTTAAGACTAAAGAGGTCCCCCGAAATACAGCGGCACTAGTTGTCCGTGACGGGCGAAATTATTTCGTCACAGATGGTGATAGCTGGTTCTTTGGTGAGTATGATCTTGATGTGCAATTTGATGATAAGTTAGAGGAACCAAAGTATAACTTTTTGGTCGATGGGCAGGAAGTTACAGACGATACTACTGGTGCGTCCGAAGTTGACGGGACATCGGGTGCCAGTGCGCACGACGAGCCATAG
- the greA gene encoding transcription elongation factor GreA gives MTDKVFPMTAEGKVKLEEELENLKLVKRPEVIERIKIARSYGDLSENSEYESAKDEQSVVETRIKQIEEMLKFAQVVDASTVSADEVSVGKKVTFTELGEDDPEEYIIVGSAESDPLAGKISNESPIAQSLLGKKEGQTVTITTPGGSFDVLINKVEVVQ, from the coding sequence ATGACCGATAAGGTATTCCCGATGACTGCGGAGGGGAAAGTTAAGTTAGAAGAAGAATTAGAGAACTTGAAATTAGTTAAGCGTCCGGAGGTAATAGAACGCATTAAGATTGCCCGTTCTTACGGCGATTTATCGGAGAACTCCGAGTATGAATCAGCTAAGGACGAACAAAGTGTGGTAGAGACCCGGATCAAGCAAATTGAAGAGATGTTGAAGTTTGCTCAGGTCGTTGATGCTTCAACGGTGTCCGCCGATGAGGTTTCTGTCGGTAAGAAAGTCACCTTCACCGAATTAGGCGAGGACGATCCTGAAGAATACATCATTGTTGGCTCAGCCGAGTCAGATCCACTTGCTGGTAAGATTTCAAACGAATCACCAATTGCCCAGTCGTTGCTTGGCAAGAAAGAGGGACAAACAGTGACAATTACCACACCTGGTGGTTCATTTGATGTCTTAATTAACAAAGTTGAAGTAGTACAATAA
- the mltG gene encoding endolytic transglycosylase MltG yields MNLNEPDLNEQKQLEDRLEQKAAHKLTKWILSILGILIVIVALAATLFVHSALQPYNSASKSEVKVEIPVGSSNKDIAYILEKKKLIKNATVFNYWTKTNSYTDFQAGEFYLSPSMTLRQIVKQLQTGGTRTVSAQVLVREGITVDQVGDAIAESTKFKKADFLDLMKNQSFLNSLLKKYPALLKSSMEQKDVRYHLEGYLFPAKYDLYKSTTLKQLVEQMVEKANSVYSPYFSQIRDADLTVQQALTLSSLTEREGVTATDRAKIAGVFLNRLDIDMPIQSDISVMYALNTHKKSLTNKDTAVKSPYNLYIHTGFGPGPFNNPSLDSLKAVLNPADRELNYLYFVADLDTGKVYYSHTYDEHLATNSGLGQ; encoded by the coding sequence TTGAATCTTAATGAACCAGACTTGAACGAACAGAAGCAGTTAGAAGACAGGCTGGAGCAAAAGGCCGCGCATAAACTAACTAAATGGATTCTCAGTATCCTAGGAATTTTGATTGTGATTGTGGCATTAGCTGCAACTTTATTTGTACATAGTGCCCTCCAACCATATAATTCTGCAAGTAAATCCGAGGTAAAAGTAGAGATTCCTGTTGGCTCATCCAATAAGGATATTGCCTATATCTTGGAGAAGAAGAAGCTGATCAAGAACGCGACGGTATTTAACTATTGGACAAAGACTAACAGTTATACAGACTTTCAGGCCGGGGAATTCTACTTGTCGCCCTCAATGACTCTGAGACAAATTGTGAAGCAGCTGCAGACTGGTGGAACCAGAACTGTCTCCGCCCAGGTGCTCGTGAGAGAGGGAATTACGGTTGACCAAGTTGGTGATGCGATTGCGGAATCAACGAAGTTCAAAAAGGCCGACTTCCTTGACCTGATGAAGAATCAAAGCTTCTTAAATAGCTTACTGAAGAAGTATCCCGCGTTGCTGAAGTCCTCAATGGAGCAAAAGGACGTGCGTTATCATCTGGAGGGCTACCTTTTCCCAGCCAAGTATGACCTCTATAAGTCCACTACGCTGAAACAACTAGTCGAGCAGATGGTGGAGAAGGCAAACTCCGTTTATAGTCCGTATTTTAGCCAGATTAGGGATGCAGATTTGACGGTCCAACAAGCACTGACTCTCTCCTCGCTTACTGAGCGGGAGGGTGTGACGGCAACGGACCGGGCTAAGATTGCGGGTGTCTTCCTCAACCGGCTGGACATTGATATGCCGATTCAATCAGATATTTCTGTAATGTATGCTTTGAATACGCACAAAAAATCGCTGACGAATAAGGATACTGCTGTTAAATCACCGTACAACCTGTACATTCATACTGGGTTTGGTCCTGGCCCATTTAACAACCCCAGCCTAGACTCGTTGAAAGCTGTACTAAACCCAGCTGACCGAGAGCTGAATTACCTTTACTTTGTTGCCGATTTAGATACTGGTAAGGTTTATTATTCACACACATATGATGAACATTTAGCAACGAATTCTGGTTTGGGTCAATAA
- the pheT gene encoding phenylalanine--tRNA ligase subunit beta yields the protein MLVSYNWLKDYLDLEIDPNELANEVTLTGIEIASVTHLAAGLKKIVAGHVVGLAPHPDSDHLQVAQVDVGEAEPIQIVCGAPNIANGQTVIVALHGARIAGNEKIKRSKMRGVVSNGMICSLQEIGFDESVVPKDYADGIYVFEEEIAPGTPVYEALGMDDYVLDFDITPNRADTLSMEGAAYEVGAITNQLPTIKHHEPIEALGQWQDDFTVTVDKQLTHKYLLRKIHGIQIKKSPMWFQRRLMSAGVRPINNVVDITNYVMLVTGQPLHAFDAGVIKTNRIDVRLAQKGEQITLLNGNEIELDEADLLITDGEQPIGLAGVMGGMDSEITTDTQDVLLESAIFDGSHIRKTAQRHNLRSEASNRFEKGLNWDNTRNAADLAAYLLEQLADGQTYEGLVVGQDEEKPQLTINVSTDHVNHVLGTEITTEQIATIFSRLGFSYQKSASATAVLEVNVPNRRFDIFIEADLIEEVARIYGYDNLPATLPSGMQTLGGYSKRETLINHWKNLLQNQGLIETINYSLTDETKSKLFTKNQNGLIKVEWPLNSSRTAMRQNLLSGLLDAVAYNVARSQKDLRLYEQGRVFDQFGQSFDEYEHIAAVYTGDAIETNWQHITQKTDFYYVKGQVEYLLDQMGVLDTVAFKELVLDGMHATRTAGVYLGEQLIGFVGQVDPSITKKMKAHDVYGFELNLEPLLESERETVTTKPAPKFPAIKRDLSLLVSATTPNAVIEDVIFKNAGKDLLSLTVFDVYAGAKIAHDQKSIAYQLVFQNEARTLTDSEIEEAMDKITASLRSELQIVVR from the coding sequence ATGTTAGTTTCATATAACTGGTTAAAAGATTACTTAGATTTAGAAATTGATCCAAATGAACTGGCCAACGAGGTTACATTAACTGGTATTGAAATTGCCAGTGTAACGCATCTAGCGGCTGGTTTAAAGAAGATTGTGGCCGGTCACGTCGTGGGACTTGCGCCACATCCAGACTCCGATCATTTGCAGGTTGCGCAAGTAGATGTTGGTGAAGCAGAACCCATTCAAATTGTCTGCGGGGCACCAAATATTGCAAATGGTCAAACAGTGATTGTAGCATTACATGGTGCACGAATTGCTGGTAATGAGAAAATCAAACGAAGCAAGATGCGTGGCGTAGTTTCAAACGGCATGATCTGCTCCCTGCAAGAAATTGGTTTTGACGAGAGCGTTGTCCCAAAGGACTATGCTGATGGTATCTACGTGTTCGAGGAAGAGATTGCCCCAGGCACGCCCGTCTATGAGGCGCTCGGGATGGACGACTATGTGCTCGACTTCGATATCACGCCTAACCGTGCAGATACACTTTCGATGGAGGGGGCAGCCTATGAGGTTGGTGCCATCACGAACCAGCTGCCAACAATCAAGCATCATGAGCCCATTGAGGCGCTCGGACAATGGCAGGACGATTTCACGGTCACTGTGGATAAGCAACTGACCCATAAGTATCTACTGCGCAAGATTCACGGTATTCAGATCAAGAAGAGTCCAATGTGGTTTCAAAGAAGACTGATGAGCGCCGGTGTGCGGCCAATTAATAACGTGGTCGATATCACGAACTACGTGATGCTGGTCACCGGTCAGCCCCTGCATGCATTTGATGCTGGCGTCATTAAGACTAACCGGATTGATGTTCGTTTGGCACAAAAGGGTGAACAGATCACACTTTTGAACGGTAATGAGATTGAACTAGATGAGGCCGACCTCCTTATTACAGATGGCGAGCAGCCAATTGGTCTGGCAGGTGTAATGGGCGGCATGGATTCAGAAATAACGACTGACACGCAGGATGTCCTGCTCGAAAGTGCTATTTTTGATGGGTCCCATATTAGAAAAACGGCGCAGAGACACAACCTTCGTTCTGAGGCATCAAACAGATTTGAAAAGGGATTGAACTGGGATAATACCCGTAATGCGGCTGATCTGGCTGCCTACTTGTTAGAGCAACTGGCCGATGGTCAGACTTATGAGGGTCTGGTAGTTGGTCAAGACGAGGAGAAACCACAGTTAACAATCAATGTTTCAACTGACCATGTGAACCATGTGCTGGGAACGGAGATTACGACTGAACAGATTGCGACAATCTTTTCTCGGTTAGGCTTTAGCTACCAGAAGAGTGCTAGTGCCACTGCTGTTTTAGAGGTTAATGTTCCTAACAGACGATTCGATATTTTCATTGAGGCGGATCTGATTGAAGAAGTTGCCCGCATCTACGGCTACGATAACCTTCCAGCGACACTTCCAAGTGGGATGCAGACTCTTGGCGGCTATTCTAAGCGGGAGACGCTCATTAATCACTGGAAGAATCTCCTGCAGAACCAGGGACTCATTGAAACCATTAACTATTCCCTGACTGATGAGACTAAGAGTAAGCTTTTTACAAAGAATCAGAACGGATTAATCAAGGTAGAATGGCCATTGAACTCTAGTCGTACTGCCATGAGACAGAATCTGTTGAGCGGATTGCTCGACGCCGTAGCTTACAACGTGGCTAGAAGTCAGAAAGACCTGCGTTTGTACGAACAAGGGCGTGTATTTGACCAATTTGGCCAATCGTTCGATGAATATGAGCACATTGCCGCAGTTTACACGGGTGATGCAATTGAAACTAACTGGCAACATATCACGCAAAAGACGGATTTCTATTATGTTAAGGGACAGGTTGAATATCTCCTAGATCAAATGGGCGTATTGGATACGGTCGCATTCAAAGAATTGGTGTTAGATGGGATGCACGCTACGCGCACTGCTGGTGTCTATCTTGGTGAGCAATTAATTGGTTTCGTGGGCCAAGTTGATCCAAGTATCACGAAGAAAATGAAGGCTCACGATGTCTACGGCTTTGAATTAAATCTTGAGCCACTGCTAGAATCAGAGCGCGAGACGGTGACGACTAAACCAGCGCCGAAGTTCCCGGCAATTAAGCGTGATCTCTCGTTATTGGTCAGTGCGACAACGCCAAATGCTGTGATTGAAGACGTAATTTTCAAAAATGCTGGTAAAGATCTACTAAGCTTGACGGTATTTGACGTCTACGCAGGTGCGAAGATTGCCCATGATCAGAAGTCTATTGCCTACCAATTAGTCTTCCAAAACGAAGCACGAACCCTCACAGATAGTGAGATTGAGGAAGCAATGGATAAAATTACGGCTAGTTTGCGCTCTGAATTGCAAATTGTGGTAAGATAA
- the pheS gene encoding phenylalanine--tRNA ligase subunit alpha yields the protein MDLFEKLSKLREKGLTDIKNSKTEQELNDARVRLLGKKGALTEILHSMKDVEPERRKEVGQAVNDARDHLATQIATMKQQIETDLLNKKLAAEKVDVTLPGVRPNTGVQHVINIMRQDLEQFFIGLGYSVIVGPEVESDHYNFEMMNLPKDHPARDMQDTFYVDAEHLLRTQTSPVQARTMEQHDFEKGPLSMVSPGKVYRRDDDDATHSHQFNQLEGLVIDKHVTMADLKGTLELTAKHFFGQDRQTRLRPSFFPFTEPSVEMDVSCFKCNGAGCAVCKYTGWIEVLGAGMVHPNVLENAGVDSSVYGGFAFGIGIDRFAILKYGVTDIRDFYTNDVRFLEQFKTEEA from the coding sequence ATGGATTTATTTGAGAAGCTGAGTAAGCTCAGAGAAAAAGGTTTGACCGATATTAAGAACAGTAAGACAGAGCAGGAGTTAAACGATGCTCGAGTGCGTTTGTTGGGTAAAAAAGGAGCGTTAACGGAGATTTTGCATTCGATGAAGGATGTGGAGCCGGAGCGGCGTAAAGAGGTTGGCCAGGCCGTCAATGATGCGCGGGACCATTTGGCAACTCAGATTGCGACAATGAAACAACAAATTGAAACAGATTTGCTCAATAAAAAGCTGGCTGCAGAAAAAGTTGATGTTACTCTGCCAGGCGTGCGGCCAAATACCGGCGTGCAACACGTCATCAACATCATGCGGCAGGATCTAGAACAGTTCTTCATCGGTCTTGGCTACAGTGTCATCGTCGGACCTGAGGTAGAATCCGATCACTATAACTTTGAGATGATGAACTTGCCTAAAGATCATCCGGCACGTGACATGCAAGATACCTTTTATGTCGACGCGGAACACCTGTTGCGGACCCAGACGTCACCGGTCCAGGCGCGGACGATGGAGCAACACGACTTTGAAAAAGGTCCACTCAGCATGGTGAGCCCGGGTAAGGTGTACAGACGTGATGACGATGATGCCACACACTCCCACCAATTTAACCAACTCGAGGGGCTCGTGATTGACAAGCACGTGACTATGGCCGATCTGAAGGGGACGCTTGAGTTGACCGCTAAGCATTTCTTCGGCCAGGATAGACAAACTCGTCTGCGGCCAAGTTTCTTCCCGTTTACGGAGCCATCAGTTGAAATGGATGTCTCTTGTTTCAAGTGTAATGGTGCCGGCTGTGCAGTCTGCAAGTACACGGGTTGGATTGAAGTATTAGGAGCCGGCATGGTGCACCCGAACGTGCTGGAGAATGCCGGCGTTGATAGCAGTGTTTACGGTGGTTTCGCTTTTGGTATCGGAATTGATCGCTTCGCCATCCTGAAGTATGGGGTGACCGATATTCGGGATTTCTACACGAATGATGTCCGCTTCTTAGAACAATTCAAAACGGAGGAAGCTTAA
- a CDS encoding winged helix-turn-helix transcriptional regulator yields the protein MTVRELTTKDYELCSHFVSSFEILGKKWNGLIISSLCDSEEMRFKDLSRTISNCSDRVLVERLKELELLNVVKRNVNPESGIISYTLTKKGMELKPVMDQVHQWADKWA from the coding sequence ATGACTGTTAGAGAATTAACAACTAAAGACTATGAACTTTGTAGTCATTTTGTTAGCTCCTTTGAGATTCTAGGTAAGAAGTGGAACGGACTCATTATCAGTTCGCTGTGCGACTCTGAAGAGATGCGTTTCAAGGACTTATCGCGGACCATTAGCAATTGCTCCGATCGTGTTTTAGTCGAACGATTGAAGGAACTCGAGTTACTGAACGTTGTGAAGCGAAACGTTAATCCTGAATCGGGAATTATCAGTTATACATTAACGAAAAAGGGTATGGAATTAAAACCAGTGATGGATCAAGTTCATCAATGGGCAGATAAATGGGCTTAG